The Euzebya sp. genomic interval AACGACCTGCGCCGCGCGGCGGACATCTGCGCCTACCACGGCGTCCGGATCGACGCGGGTCCGACCCGCCACGGCGCGACGCGCGGCTGGGGGCTGTACTTCTTCGACCCCGCCGGGAACCGCAACGAGGTCTACACCGGCGGGTACTGGGCGGACCCGGACCGCCAGCCGATCACCTGGACCGAGGCGGAGATGGGCCGCGCCGTCTTCTACTACCAGGGCGTCGTCGACCAGGACTTCCTCACGGTGCACTCATGAGATCCGACGACGACCGGACTCAGCGGCGGCTGCCGTCGACCCAGCGGGTCGATCCCCCGCAGTACCTCGCGACCTACCTCGAGCGGCAGCGCCGCGACGGGGCTGGCGGCGACGGGGCTGCCGGTGACGGGGCGGGGGCCGGGGACGACGGTGCCACGCCCCTGTACCTGCGGCGCTTCCGGGAGCGCCAGCGCGCCGACGGCGGCTCGACCCCCCAGGCCCTGCCGCCCCTGCACGAGCGGGTCGGCCTCGGGATGCAGCAGTCCATGTCGGAGGACAACCGCACCAAGGAGATCTCCGCGCCGCCGCAGGCGAAGAAGCAGGTGCTCGCCGACGTGTACCTGATCCGCCACGGCGAGACCCAGGGGTACTCGACGGAGTCCGGCCTGACCCCGCTCGGCGTGTGGCAGGCCCACACCTACGGCCACACCGTCGCCAAGCGGGTGAGCGCCGGCGAGACGCTCGTCATCCGGCACGCCGACACGAACCGGGCGCGGGAGACCGCCCAGAACCTCGAGCGCGGCCTGCACGACGGCCTGGCCATGTTCGAGAAGGACGTGAAGGTCTTCGACCCCTCGGCCATGGCGGAGTTCCGCAACTTCGGCGTGGCCACGCCCGACGGGGTCCGCGACGTCACCTCGGCGTTCCGGCAGTACTACTCCACCCTCGAGACCTTCGAGCGCACCGCCGTCGGCGACCGGCCGATGTGGCTGGTCGAGATCGACCGGTTCTGGCGGACCCAGCAGGGCGGGTCCGACCCGATCCAGCACTGGTTGCAGATCCCGATGTTCCACTTCGAGCCGCCGGCGCTGGTCGTCAGGCGCTTCTGGCAGGGCATCCAACGCCTGGCGGCGGAGTTCCCCGGCGCCCGCATGCTGATCGCCACCCAC includes:
- a CDS encoding histidine phosphatase family protein; its protein translation is MRSDDDRTQRRLPSTQRVDPPQYLATYLERQRRDGAGGDGAAGDGAGAGDDGATPLYLRRFRERQRADGGSTPQALPPLHERVGLGMQQSMSEDNRTKEISAPPQAKKQVLADVYLIRHGETQGYSTESGLTPLGVWQAHTYGHTVAKRVSAGETLVIRHADTNRARETAQNLERGLHDGLAMFEKDVKVFDPSAMAEFRNFGVATPDGVRDVTSAFRQYYSTLETFERTAVGDRPMWLVEIDRFWRTQQGGSDPIQHWLQIPMFHFEPPALVVRRFWQGIQRLAAEFPGARMLIATHSGPIRAFAITALGYDPGEPYNTEHVRVKVFEGGTEAMVGYRNRVQEIHVPDIEALPSWQADERWTGPLAPDPA